From the Musa acuminata AAA Group cultivar baxijiao chromosome BXJ3-7, Cavendish_Baxijiao_AAA, whole genome shotgun sequence genome, one window contains:
- the LOC135642851 gene encoding alpha-humulene synthase-like isoform X1, with protein sequence MSTLGSDVKGLLSLYNAAYLGTHGEIILDEAISFTRNSLVSALADLKPPLTTQVSLDLETPLCRRIRRLLARDYISIYQEDATRDDAILELAKLDFNLLQSLHREELKNITMWWNDLVSSKNLSFARDRLVECYFWILAIYFEPYYSRARVITTKVIAHISILDDIYDVYSTLEESQRLTEAIQRWDAKVVHQLPEYMKDYYLKLIHTFEEFEDLLASGEKYRITYLKEAMKDLSEAYFEESKWRDQHYVPTLEEHLHVSLISSAYPMLECASFVGMGEIATKEAFEWITSFPKIVRASAIIVRIMNDITSHELEQTREHVASTVQCYMKEYGTDVHVACKKLQGLVDDAWKEINEECLNPTFSIALLERIINYSRISENTYKYIDGYTNSSTKTKEYISLLLVHPIPL encoded by the exons ATGTCTACCTTGGGGAGTGACGTGAAAGGACTGTTAAGCTTGTACAACGCAGCCTATCTTGGGACTCATGGGGAGATCATTCTTGATGAAGCCATCTCTTTTACGAGGAATAGCCTAGTGTCTGCATTAGCTGATCTTAAACCACCATTAACAACGCAAGTGTCTCTTGACCTCGAGACACCTCTCTGTAGGAGAATTAGAAGGCTCTTGGCAAGAGATTACATATCTATATACCAAGAGGACGCCACACGAGATGATGCCATCCTGGAGCTTGCAAAGTTGGACTTCAATTTGCTGCAATCTCTTCATCGCGAGGAACTTAAGAACATCACCAT GTGGTGGAATGATTTAGTCTCCTCAAAAAATCTCAGTTTTGCTCGAGATCGATTGGTGGAATGCTATTTCTGGATCCTGGCAATATACTTTGAACCCTATTATTCTCGTGCACGAGTGATAACGACCAAGGTGATTGCCCATATTTCAATTTTGGACGACATATATGATGTCTATAGCACATTGGAGGAGAGTCAACGACTAACTGAGGCAATTCAAAG GTGGGATGCGAAGGTTGTTCATCAATTACCAGAGTATATGAAGGATTATTATCTAAAGCTAATCCACACctttgaagagtttgaagatttatTGGCTTCCGGTGAAAAATATCGCATAACCTATCTGAAGGAAGCG ATGAAAGATTTATCTGAAGCTTATTTTGAGGAATCCAAATGGAGAGATCAACATTACGTGCCAACATTGGAAGAACATCTACATGTTTCCCTCATAAGTTCAGCATATCCTATGCTCGAATGTGCTTCTTTTGTTGGAATGGGAGAAATAGCAACTAAGGAGGCATTTGAGTGGATTACTAGTTTCCCAAAGATTGTCCGAGCTTCTGCAATAATTGTTCGTATCATGAATGACATTACTTCACATGAG TTGGAACAAACTAGGGAACATGTTGCCTCCACAGTCCAATGCTACATGAAAGAGTACGGAACAGATGTGCATGTGGCATGTAAGAAACTCCAAGGTCTAGTTGACGATGCATGGAAGGAGATAAATGAAGAGTGCCTCAATCCGACATTCTCCATTGCTTTACTTGAAAGGATTATTAATTATTCACGAATATCAGAAAATACTTATAAGTACATTGATGGATACACCAACTCCTCTACGAAGACGAAGGAATATATCTCTTTGTTACTCGTACATCCTATTCCACTTTGA
- the LOC135642851 gene encoding alpha-humulene synthase-like isoform X2 translates to MSTLGSDVKGLLSLYNAAYLGTHGEIILDEAISFTRNSLVSALADLKPPLTTQVSLDLETPLCRRIRRLLARDYISIYQEDATRDDAILELAKLDFNLLQSLHREELKNITIFARDRLVECYFWILAIYFEPYYSRARVITTKVIAHISILDDIYDVYSTLEESQRLTEAIQRWDAKVVHQLPEYMKDYYLKLIHTFEEFEDLLASGEKYRITYLKEAMKDLSEAYFEESKWRDQHYVPTLEEHLHVSLISSAYPMLECASFVGMGEIATKEAFEWITSFPKIVRASAIIVRIMNDITSHELEQTREHVASTVQCYMKEYGTDVHVACKKLQGLVDDAWKEINEECLNPTFSIALLERIINYSRISENTYKYIDGYTNSSTKTKEYISLLLVHPIPL, encoded by the exons ATGTCTACCTTGGGGAGTGACGTGAAAGGACTGTTAAGCTTGTACAACGCAGCCTATCTTGGGACTCATGGGGAGATCATTCTTGATGAAGCCATCTCTTTTACGAGGAATAGCCTAGTGTCTGCATTAGCTGATCTTAAACCACCATTAACAACGCAAGTGTCTCTTGACCTCGAGACACCTCTCTGTAGGAGAATTAGAAGGCTCTTGGCAAGAGATTACATATCTATATACCAAGAGGACGCCACACGAGATGATGCCATCCTGGAGCTTGCAAAGTTGGACTTCAATTTGCTGCAATCTCTTCATCGCGAGGAACTTAAGAACATCACCAT TTTTGCTCGAGATCGATTGGTGGAATGCTATTTCTGGATCCTGGCAATATACTTTGAACCCTATTATTCTCGTGCACGAGTGATAACGACCAAGGTGATTGCCCATATTTCAATTTTGGACGACATATATGATGTCTATAGCACATTGGAGGAGAGTCAACGACTAACTGAGGCAATTCAAAG GTGGGATGCGAAGGTTGTTCATCAATTACCAGAGTATATGAAGGATTATTATCTAAAGCTAATCCACACctttgaagagtttgaagatttatTGGCTTCCGGTGAAAAATATCGCATAACCTATCTGAAGGAAGCG ATGAAAGATTTATCTGAAGCTTATTTTGAGGAATCCAAATGGAGAGATCAACATTACGTGCCAACATTGGAAGAACATCTACATGTTTCCCTCATAAGTTCAGCATATCCTATGCTCGAATGTGCTTCTTTTGTTGGAATGGGAGAAATAGCAACTAAGGAGGCATTTGAGTGGATTACTAGTTTCCCAAAGATTGTCCGAGCTTCTGCAATAATTGTTCGTATCATGAATGACATTACTTCACATGAG TTGGAACAAACTAGGGAACATGTTGCCTCCACAGTCCAATGCTACATGAAAGAGTACGGAACAGATGTGCATGTGGCATGTAAGAAACTCCAAGGTCTAGTTGACGATGCATGGAAGGAGATAAATGAAGAGTGCCTCAATCCGACATTCTCCATTGCTTTACTTGAAAGGATTATTAATTATTCACGAATATCAGAAAATACTTATAAGTACATTGATGGATACACCAACTCCTCTACGAAGACGAAGGAATATATCTCTTTGTTACTCGTACATCCTATTCCACTTTGA